The Pseudonocardia sp. HH130630-07 DNA window ACGCCGCGTCCCGGGCGATCTCCCGGGCGTGCCCCGCGTACTCGGTGGGCCGCAGCTCCACCGGGAGCTGGGGACGGACGGCTGCGAGGTCGTCGCGCAGTTCGCGGGCGAGCGCGTCGGCGTTGCCGGTGCTCCCCGGGTTGAACACCACGAGGACGGAGTCGATCGGCTCGGCCACGTACGCAGCGTAAACGGCACGCTCCGCCGGTCGTACGGCACGGTGGTCGGCATGGATCTGCAACTGGGTGGACGGCGGGCGATCGTGACCGGTGGGAGCCGCGGGATCGGGCTCGCCACGGCCCGGGTGCTCGCGACCGAGGGCGCCAGGGTCGCGGTGCTGGCCCGGGACCCGGACGCGCTCGGGGCCGCCGCGGCCGGGCTCCGCGAACGGACCGGTGCGCAGGTGCTGGCGGTACCGGCGGACACGACCGACGACGCGGCCGTACGCGCCGCCGTCCGGACCGTCGCGGAGACCTTCGGCGGGGTGGACGTACTGGTCAACGCCGCGGCCCGGCCGGCGAGCTCCGGGGTGCCGTCGGATCTCGGCTCCACCACCGACGACGTGGTGCGGGCCGAGTTCGAGACGAAGGTCCTCGGCTACCTGCGCTGTGCCCGTGCCGTCGCACCCCTGATGACGGCGCAGGGCTGGGGCCGGATCGTGAACGTGAGCGGGCTGAACGCGCGCAAGCCGGCGTCGCTGGTGGGCTCGGTGCGCAACGTCGCCGTCGCGTCGATGACCGCGGCGCTCGCCGCCGAGCTCGGGCCGCAGGGGGTCAACGTCACCGTCGTGCATCCCGGGATCACCGAGACCGAACGGACCCCCGGCGTCCTCGCGGACCGCGCCGCCGCGGCCGGCACCACCACCGAGCAGGCCCGCGCCGAACTGGGTGCGACGACGACGATCGGCCGCATCACCACCGCGGCCGAGGTCGCCGACGTCATCGCGTTCCTCTGCTCGCCCCGCTCGGTCGCGGTCAACGGCGACGCCGTCGCCGCCGGCGGCGGGACACCGGGCGCCACTCACTACTGAGCCGGCCGCGGGCGCTGCGGCCGTGTCCGCGGCGGTGGCACGATGACCGGATGGACGCGACCCGCGTGGACCGGTGGCTGTGGTCGGTACGCCTGGCCAAGACGCGCGCCGACGCCGCGACCGCCTGCCGCGGCGGGCACGTCCGGGTCAACGACCGCCCGGTGAAGCCGGCCGCGCCGGTCCGGGTCGGCGACACCGTGCGGGCCCGGGTGTACGACCGGAACCGGATCGTCGAGGTCTCCCGGGTGATCGAGAAGCGGGTCGGGGCACCGATCGCGCAGGAGTGCTACGTCGACCACACCCCGCCGGAGCCGCCCCGCGGCGAGGCCCCGGTGTTCGCCCGCCGGGACCGGGGCGCCGGGCGTCCGACGAAACGGGACCGGCGCATGCTCGACCAGTTGGGGCTGTCCCGCGGGGACCAGTGAGCGCACCTGGGAGAATGGGCGCATGTACGACGTCCTGATGCGCACCGTCCTCCGGCACCTGCCGTCCGAGCCCGCCCACCGGATGGGCTTCGGGGTCGTCCGGGCGCTCGGCGGCGCACCGGTCGTCGGGGAGCGCACCGCCGAGCGTCTGGTGACGACCGATCCGGTGCTGCGCACCCGGGTGCTCGGTCTCGATCTCGCCGGGCCGCTCGGCATGGCCGCCGGGTTCGACAAGGACGCCGAGGGGGTGCTCGCCCTGGGCCGCCTCGGTTTCGGGGCGGTGGAGATCGGCACCGTGACCGGGCGCCCGCAGCCGGGTAACCCGGCACCCCGGTTGTTCCGGCTCGTCCAGGACCGCGCGCTGGTCAACCGGATGGGTTTCAACAACGCCGGCGCCGCGGCCGTCGCCCCCCGGCTCGCCGCGTTGCGTGCGCGGACGGTGCCGGGGATGCCGGTGCTCGGGGTGAACATCGGCAAGAGCAAGGTCGTGCCGGCCGACGAGGCCGTGCAGGACTACCGGGCGAGCGCGGCCGCGCTGGGCGCCTACGCGGACTACGTCGTGGTCAACGTCAGCTCCCCGAACACCCCGGGCCTGCGGGACCTGCAGCAGGTCGACGTGCTGGAACCGTTGCTGCGGGCGGTCCGGGAGGAGCTGGACCGGGTCGCCCCGGACCGCAGGGTCCCGCTGCTCGTGAAGATCACCGTCGACCTGGCCGACGCCGACGTCGACGCCGTCGCCGACCTCGCGGTGCAGCTGGGGCTCGACGGCGTCGTCGCCACGAACACCACGGTCTCCCGGGACGGCCTGCAGACCTCGGCAGCGGAGGTCGCCGCCGCCGGCGCCGGTGGCCTGTCGGGTCCCCCGCTGCGGGACGCGGCCCGTTCTGTCCTGCGCCGGTTGCGCACCCGCCTCACCGACGACCAGGTCGTGATCTCGGTCGGGGGCATCGACGACGCCGCCGAGGCCTACCTGCGGATCCGGGCCGGCGCCGCGCTGGTTCAGGCCTACACGGGTTTCGTCTACGGCGGGCTGCTGTGGCCGTCGCGGCTGCACCGTGAGCTCGCGGCACTGGTACGTGCCGACGGGTTCACCGGCATCGAACAGGCCGTGGGGGCCGATCTCCGGTCCTGACACCCGCTCCGGGGTGCCGGGTGTCGCGGTGCCCGCCCCGGATTCCCGGCGTGCCCCGATGGCGCTCCGCCACCTGCGTGCCGCCCTGGCCGGTGGCGCTCGACCGCCTTAGTACTGCCCGTACCCCGGTGGCGCTCGGCCACCTTCGTGCTGCGCCCCGGCGCTGGGCCGCGGCACGTCCCGCGCACCCTGCGCACGCCTCGTTCGCCAGGAGCGGGCCGGTACACACCCGACCGGGCCACGTGCCCTCGCACGCAGAGACCGCCGGCCACCCCACCAGGCGGCAGCTCTGACTTCGGGCCCTCACTCACCGAGCGGAACCGGCACGTACCCGGCGGGAGCAGACAGGCCTCGCGCCTGCTCCCGCACCGCACGTGCCCGACCGGGAATGCAGTCTCGACTCGTGACCTCTAGCTCGCCGCGCGGAGGCCGACACGAACCCGACCGAGCGGGCAGCACCCACTCGTGTCGCGGGTGCGACCACGAGTGGATCCCGGCTCCGCGCTCGGTCGCAGAGGTCTGCCGTGAGGTCTGCCGCAGAGACCGCGCCGAGGTGTGCGTCAGCGGGCCGTCCGGCCGGGCGATCCCCGCTGACATACATCTCGGCGCGGATGGCCGCTCCGTCATGGCCACGGATGCGCGCCGATCTGCGGATCGGTCGGTGTGACCGGCGGGCTGTGTGGTGGAGCGCCGTGACCGATGTTCGGCGCGTTCGTGACGGGCTGGTGTGTCCGGCGTGCACGGCAGGTGGTGTCCTCAGCCGGCCTAGAGCGTGTCTCCCAAATGGGCGGAGCGGGGTGCGCGATGCTTGATCGGTGCCGCGTACCGCTGTCCTGACTGATGCCCAGTGGGCCCGTCTGGCGCCGCTGTTGCCCTCCTCCGAGGGTCGTCGCGGGCGCCCGTTCCGCGATGACCGCCGGGTGCTCGAGGGGATCATCTACCGGTATCGGTGCGGGCTTCCCTGGCGCGACGTCCCAGCCGAGTTCGGGCCGTGGCAGACGTTGTGGAAGCGGCACCGCCGCTACAGCGGCGACGGCACCTGGGACCACATCCTGGCTGCTCTTCTGGTCGAGGCCGACGCCGCCGAGGTGCTCGGGTGGGCGGTCAGCGTGGACTCCACGATCATCCGTGCCCACCAGCACGCCGCGACCCTCAAGCGCGACACAGGGGGCCGGATCGAACTACACGAATCTGCTCGCCGAACCAGCAGATCACGCGCTGGGACGGTCCCGCGGAGGGCTGTCGACGAAGATCCACCAGCTCGTTGACGGGCACGGCCGCCCGCTGGTGGTCCTCCTCGGCCCCGGCCAGGGCGGCGACTCGCCAATGTTTCCGCACCTGATGGCGCGCCTGAGCATCGCCCGACCGGGCCCGGGACGACCCCGGACCCGGCCTGAACGCGTGCGCGCGGACAAGGCCTACTCCTCACGCGCGATCCGCCGGCACCTGCGCGAGCGCCGGATCATCGCTGTCATTCCGGAGCCCTCTGACCAGCAGGGACACCGCAAACGACGGGGCTCACGCGGTGGCCGACCGCCCGCATTCGATCCGGTCGACTACCGAAACCGCAACGTCGTCGAGCGCGGGTTCTGCCACGTCAAGCAGTGGCGCGGGCTGGCCACCCGTTACGACAAGCTCGCCCTGACCTTCCGCGGCGGCGCCGTCCTGAAGGCGATCGTCACCTGGCTCCGCGCATTGGGAGACACACCCTAGGCGGCCCCGCTCCTGCACCTCGACCGCACCATGTCCGGTGTCCTGGGTCCCGATGCCCGCGGTATGCATCGACCTCGCAGCCCGCGCTGCGACCTCGCAGCTGCGGTGGGGCCTGCGCCGTCGAAAGATGCACTGTGAGGTCGGAGACGCAGGTCCCGGTACCTCGGCCGACGCCGGGCCGGTGCCGGTCCGGTGCCGGTGCCGGTGCCGGTGCCGGTGCCGGTGCCGCGTCATCTGCCGAATCCCGGCAGATGACCCTTCGTGGCTCCGGTGCCACGGCAGCGGACCGTCGGTGTCGGTGTCGCGGTGACACCGTCGCCGGTACCGGCGATGTCAAGCCCGCCGACGTCACGCCGACCACGGCCGGCCGCCACACCACGAACCGCGGTAGCGACACCACCCCACGAAACACCCTGAAACACAAAAACTGGGGGATGTCCCCAGAACCCTGTTTCAGGTTCCGGGAACATCCCCCAGCATCACACGTTGAATGTCGGCGACGACCTACTCTCCCACACCCTGACGAGTGCAGTACCATCGGCGCAGGAAGGCTTAGCTACCGGGTTCGGAATGGGACCGGGCGTTCCCCTACCGCCATAACCACCGACAACACTATCAACTTATCCCCCACCACCCCCGACACGCGCACAGCGCGAACAAGGGTGTGGGAGCCGTGAACACACAAACAATGGTTGTGGACTCAGGGTCACACAGTGGATGCGAACAACATGTTGTGGCAAGCCCTCGGCCTATTAGTACCGGTCAACTCCACCCCTCACAAGGCTTCCATCTCCGGCCTATCAACCCAGTCATCTACTGGGAGCCTTACCCACTCAAGGTGGTGGGAGACCTCATCTTGGAACAGGCTTCCCGCTTAGATGCCTTCAGCGGTTATCCCTCCCGAACATAGCCAACCAGCCGTGCCCCTGGCGGGACAACTGGCACACCAGAGGTTCGTCCGTCCCGGTCCTCTCGTACTAGGGACAGCCTTCCTCAAGTCTCCAACGCGCGCGGCGGATAGGGACCGAACTGTCTCACGACGTTCTAAACCCAGCTCGCGTACCGCTTTAATGGGCGAACAGCCCAACCCTTGGGACCTACTCCAGCCCCAGGATGCGACGAGCCGACATCGAGGTGCCAAACCATGCCGTCGATATGGACTCTTGGGCAAGATCAGCCTGTTATCCCCGGGGTACCTTTTATCCGTTGAGCGACACCCCTTCCACCAGGAGGTGCCGGATCACTAGTCCCGACTTTCGTCCCTGCTCGACCCGTCAGTCTCACAGTCAAGCTCCCTTGTGCACTTACACTCAACACCTGATTGCCAACCAGGCTGAGGGAACCTTTGGGCGCCTCCGTTACTCTTTAGGAGGCAACCGCCCCAGTTAAACTACCCACCAGGCACTGTCCCTGAACCAGATCATGGCCCGAGGTTAAGACACCCAATTCGACCAGAGTGGTATTTCAACAACGACTCCACACCCACTAGCGTGAACGCTTCACAGTCTCCCACCTATCCTACACAAGCCGAACCGAGCACCAATACCAAGCTATAGTAAAGGTCCCGGGGTCTTTCCGTCCTGCCGCGCGTAACGAGCATCTTTACTCGTAATGCAATTTCGCCGAGTCTGTGGTCGAGACAGCGCCCAAGTCGTTACGCCATTCGTGCAGGTCGGAACTTACCCGACAAGGAATTTCGCTACCTTAGGATGGTTATAGTTACCACCGCCGTTTACTGGCGCTTAAATTCTCCGCTTCGCCCCCGAAGGGACTAACAGGTCCTCTTAACGTTCCAGCACCGGGCAGGCGTCAGTCCGTATACATCGTCTTGCGACTTCGCACGGACCTGTGTTTTTAGTAAACAGTCGCTTGGGCCTGGTCTCTGCGACCACCCACCGCTCCACCAGCACATGGCTTCACGACAGATGGCCCCCCTTCTCCCGAAGTTACGGGGGCATTTTGCCGAATTCCTTAACCACAGTTCGCTCGATCGCCTCGGTATTCTCTACCTGACCACCTGTGTCGGTTTGGGGTACGGGCCGCAACAGCACTCGCTAGAGGCTTTTCTCGACAGCATGGGATCACTCACTTCGCCTCAATCGGCTACGCGTCACCTCTCACCCTTCACGATCCTCCGGATTTACCTAGAAGACCAGGCTACAGGCTTACACCACGACAACCACCGCGTGGCGGAGCTACCCTCCTGCGTCACCCCATCACTTGCCTACTACCGGATCGGATCCCACGCTCCCCCACAAACACAGCTCCCGAAGGAACCGAGGTAGGTTCGGATGGTTAGCATCACCGGCCTCAGCATGGACGCACTATCACGAGCACGGGAATATCAACCCGTTGTCCATCGACTACGCCTGACGGCCTCGCCTTAGGTCCCGGCTCACCCTGGGCGGAACAACCTGGCCCAGGAACCCTTGGTCATCCGGCGGAAGAGATTCTCACTCTTCATTCGCTACTCATGCCTGCATTCTCACTCCCACACCCTCCACCCGTAAATCACTCCCGGGCTTCACCAGATGCAGGACGCTCCCCTACCCAACAACACACTAAAGTGTCATTGCCACGGCTTCGGCGGTGCGCTTGAGCCCCGCTACATTGTCGGCGCAGGACCACTTGACCAGTGAGCTATTACGCACTCTTTCAAGGGTGGCTGCTTCTAAGCCAACCTCCTGGTTGTCTCTGCGATCCCACATCCTTTCCCACTTAGCGCACACTTAGGGGCCTTAGCCGGTGATCTGGGCTGTTTCCCTCTCGACCACGAAGCTTATCCCCCGCAGTCTCACTGCCGCGCTCTCACTCACCGGCATTCGGAGTTTGGCTGACTTCAGTAAGCTTGTAGGCCCCCTAGGCCATCCAGTGCTCTACCTCCGGCGAGAAACACACGACGCTGCACCTAAATGCATTTCGGGGAGAACCAGCTATCACGAAGTTTGATTGGCCTTTCACCCCTACCCACAGCTCATCCCCCAGGTTTTCAACCCTGGTGGGTTCGGGCCTCCACGACGTCTTACCGACGCTTCACCCTGGCCATGGGTAGATCACTCCGCTTCGGGTCTACACCCCGCGACTCCACCGCCCTATTCGGACTCGCTTTCGCTACGGCTACCCCACAACGGGTTAACCTCGCCACGAAGCATAACTCGCAGGCTCATTCTTCAAAAGGCACGCCATCACCCTGCAGTACAAGACCACTTCAGGCTCTGACGGCTTGTAAGCACACGGTTTCAAGTACTATTTCACTCCCCTCCCGGGGTACTTTTCACCTTTCCCTCACGGTACTAGTCCGCTATCGGTCATCAGGTAGTATTTAGGCTTGACGGGTGGTCCCGCCAGATTCACAGCAAATTCCACGAGCTCGCTGCTACTCGAGAACAATGCCCACAACCACAACTGCATTTTCGCGTACGGGGCTCTCACCCACTACGGCCGACCATCCCAGAATCGTTCCGCTAACACAGTCATCAATTGTCCCACCCTCGGCAGAAGATGAACGACACGCCTCACAACCCCGCACCCGCAACACCTGCCGGCTTGACACGGACACGGTTTAGCCTCTTCCGCTTTCGCTCGCCACTACTCACGGAATCACTATTGTTTTCTCTTCCTGTGGGTACTGAGATGTTTCACTTCCCCACGTTCCCTCCACGCACCCTATGAATTCAGGTACGGGTAACACCCCATGACGGGTGCTGGGTTTCCCCATTCGGACACCCTCGGATCACAGTTCGGTTGACAACTCCCCGAGGACTATCGCGGTCTCCCACGTCCTTCATCGGCTCCTGATGCCTAGGTATCCACCATGTGCTCTTAACAACTTGACCACAACAAGATGCTCGCATCCACTATGCAACACTCAACCCACAACCACACAAGACCAGAAGCAACCACCACCCCCACCAAGGAAGGCGTTAGGACAACCCCCGACCAACGCGGCCAGAGAACACCCGCCAACAGCGGTGTCTTCTCAGGACCCAACAGTGTGTCGAACCACAAGCCTGACGCCCATTGCGTTCCACCCAGTCACACCCGACCCACATCCGGGGCCGACAGCATGATTTCAGTTAAGGAACCAACACATCTCAGAAGAAACAGTTGGCGCCCCACCACATGGTGGGACTCCTTAGAAAGGAGGTGATCCAGCCGCACCTTCCGGTACGGCTACCTTGTTACGACTTCGTCCCAATCGCCAGTCCCACCTTAGACGACTCCCTCCACAAGGGTTGGGCCGCCGGCTTCGGGTGTTACCAACTTTCGTGACGTGACGGGCGGTGTGTACAAGGCCCGGGAACGTATTCACCGCAGCATTGCTGATCTGCGATTACTAGCGACTCCAACTTCACGGGGTCGAGTTGCAGACCCCGATCCGAACTGAGACTCACTTTAAGGGATTCGCTCCACCTCACGGTCTCGCAGCCCTCTGTATGAGCCATTGTAGCATGTGTGAAGCCCTGGACATAAGGGGCATGATGACTTGACGTCATCCCCACCTTCCTCCGAGTTGACCCCGGCAGTCTCCCATGAGTCCCCACCATTACGTGCTGGCAACATGGAACAAGGGTTGCGCTCGTTGCGGGACTTAACCCAACATCTCACGACACGAGCTGACGACAGCCATGCACCACCTGCACACAGGCCACAAGGGAAACGACATCTCTGCCGCGGTCCTGTGCATGTCAAACCCAGGTAAGGTTCTTCGCGTTGCATCGAATTAATCCACATGCTCCGCCGCTTGTGCGGGCCCCCGTCAATTCCTTTGAGTTTTAGCCTTGCGGCCGTACTCCCCAGGCGGGGCGCTTAATGCGTTAGCTGCGGCACAGAAACCGTGGAATGGTCCCCACACCTAGCGCCCAACGTTTACGGCGTGGACTACCAGGGTATCTAATCCTGTTCGCTCCCCACGCTTTCGCTCCTCAGCGTCAGTATCGGCCCAGAGACCCGCCTTCGCCACCGGTGTTCCTCCTGATATCTGCGCATTTCACCGCTACACCAGGAATTCCAGTCTCCCCTGCCGAACTCAAGTGATGCCCGTATCGACCGCACGCTCAGAGTTAAGCCCCAAGTTTTCACGGCCGACGCGACACACCGCCTACGAGCTCTTTACGCCCAATAATTCCGGACAACGCTCGCACCCTACGTGTTACCGCGGCTGCTGGCACGTAGTTGGCCGGTGCTTCTTCTCCAGGTACCGTCACCGAAGCTTCGTCCCTGGCGAAAGAGGTTTACAACCCGAAGGCCGTCATCCCCCACGCGGCGTCGCTGCGTCAGGCTTCCGCCCATTGCGCAATATTCCCCACTGCTGCCTCCCGTAGGAGTCTGGGCCGTGTCTCAGTCCCAGTGTGGCCGGTCGCCCTCTCAGGCCGGCTACCCGTCACCGCCTTGGTAGGCCATCACCCCACCAACAAGCTGATAGGCCGCGGGCCCATCCCCCACCGAAAAAACTTTCCACCACCCAACATGCGTTGAGAGGTCCTATCCGGTATTAGACCCAGTTTCCCGGGCTTATCCCAGAGTGGAGGGCAGGTCACCCACGTGTTACTCA harbors:
- a CDS encoding SDR family NAD(P)-dependent oxidoreductase produces the protein MDLQLGGRRAIVTGGSRGIGLATARVLATEGARVAVLARDPDALGAAAAGLRERTGAQVLAVPADTTDDAAVRAAVRTVAETFGGVDVLVNAAARPASSGVPSDLGSTTDDVVRAEFETKVLGYLRCARAVAPLMTAQGWGRIVNVSGLNARKPASLVGSVRNVAVASMTAALAAELGPQGVNVTVVHPGITETERTPGVLADRAAAAGTTTEQARAELGATTTIGRITTAAEVADVIAFLCSPRSVAVNGDAVAAGGGTPGATHY
- a CDS encoding RNA-binding S4 domain-containing protein yields the protein MDATRVDRWLWSVRLAKTRADAATACRGGHVRVNDRPVKPAAPVRVGDTVRARVYDRNRIVEVSRVIEKRVGAPIAQECYVDHTPPEPPRGEAPVFARRDRGAGRPTKRDRRMLDQLGLSRGDQ
- a CDS encoding quinone-dependent dihydroorotate dehydrogenase, with the protein product MYDVLMRTVLRHLPSEPAHRMGFGVVRALGGAPVVGERTAERLVTTDPVLRTRVLGLDLAGPLGMAAGFDKDAEGVLALGRLGFGAVEIGTVTGRPQPGNPAPRLFRLVQDRALVNRMGFNNAGAAAVAPRLAALRARTVPGMPVLGVNIGKSKVVPADEAVQDYRASAAALGAYADYVVVNVSSPNTPGLRDLQQVDVLEPLLRAVREELDRVAPDRRVPLLVKITVDLADADVDAVADLAVQLGLDGVVATNTTVSRDGLQTSAAEVAAAGAGGLSGPPLRDAARSVLRRLRTRLTDDQVVISVGGIDDAAEAYLRIRAGAALVQAYTGFVYGGLLWPSRLHRELAALVRADGFTGIEQAVGADLRS